One genomic segment of Coleofasciculaceae cyanobacterium includes these proteins:
- a CDS encoding HlyD family efflux transporter periplasmic adaptor subunit encodes MELLSKLFARVRSNSNQENFELSVTEKAELDEMASESSLQENYSTSMNGNGELVHWSPSLQSLLDEPPSSLPQQLVFGGIAFCLAIITWSWFGQVEEIGKARGKLIPNGETYKVEPVELGRVSQINVKEGDRVKAGEILVKLDDELVTKEADSLKQMLAAYQIELRQMQTLLERVRSQARTDEKIAEAESLGYQSTLALAREKVAISRQLLTQRQTEIAAHQTKQTQLKPISGLMQERLKQLKLEEAVHQKRLERLRPLERQGAISQEFIFEAEQGQRQIQQQLIQSKLQETTNTREQLFEAEQSLRELQVGITQNRGELTSALKEVERLEAELRQKLAERQKIQLEAKQKIEQSEVEITQIETKIAETKNQLSSVKTKLEQNYLKSPINGTILSLDVQNSGKVIQAGQTVAEIAPYGEPLVLSTVIPNKEAGFVEVGMPVQVKFDAYSYQDYGVVPGKVISISGDSKSNEQKDEVYGVKVALQRNYITADGKEIKFKPGQTAVADIVIRRRRLLDVFLEPIKQIEKDGIDL; translated from the coding sequence ATGGAATTACTGTCAAAACTTTTCGCTCGCGTGAGATCCAATTCCAATCAAGAGAATTTTGAGCTATCAGTTACAGAAAAAGCTGAACTCGATGAAATGGCCAGCGAATCTAGTCTCCAAGAGAATTATTCTACTTCGATGAATGGCAATGGAGAATTAGTTCATTGGTCTCCTTCTTTACAATCTTTGTTAGATGAACCTCCATCTAGCTTGCCCCAGCAACTAGTTTTTGGAGGAATAGCCTTTTGCTTGGCTATTATTACTTGGTCTTGGTTCGGACAAGTTGAAGAAATCGGCAAAGCACGAGGAAAATTAATACCTAACGGTGAAACCTACAAGGTAGAGCCAGTCGAGTTGGGTAGAGTAAGCCAGATTAATGTCAAAGAGGGAGATAGAGTCAAAGCAGGAGAAATTTTAGTAAAGCTAGATGATGAACTAGTAACCAAAGAAGCCGACAGCCTCAAACAGATGCTTGCTGCTTACCAAATAGAATTGCGCCAGATGCAGACTTTATTGGAAAGAGTCCGTTCCCAAGCGCGAACCGATGAAAAAATTGCCGAGGCTGAGTCTCTCGGCTATCAATCTACTCTAGCTCTCGCCCGAGAAAAAGTGGCAATTTCCCGCCAACTATTAACTCAACGGCAGACAGAAATAGCGGCCCATCAAACCAAACAAACCCAGTTAAAACCAATTTCTGGCTTGATGCAAGAACGTTTGAAGCAACTCAAGTTAGAGGAAGCTGTCCATCAGAAACGACTCGAAAGACTCAGACCTCTCGAACGACAGGGAGCAATTTCTCAAGAGTTTATTTTTGAAGCCGAACAGGGACAGCGTCAAATTCAACAGCAGCTTATTCAAAGTAAATTGCAAGAGACAACTAATACTAGAGAACAGCTTTTTGAAGCGGAACAGTCGCTGCGGGAGCTTCAAGTAGGAATTACGCAAAATCGAGGTGAACTTACTTCAGCTTTGAAAGAAGTCGAGCGGCTTGAGGCGGAGTTGAGACAAAAACTTGCAGAAAGACAAAAAATTCAACTCGAAGCCAAACAAAAGATCGAGCAATCTGAAGTAGAAATTACTCAAATAGAAACAAAAATTGCTGAAACTAAAAATCAGCTATCTAGTGTTAAAACCAAATTAGAACAAAATTATCTTAAATCTCCCATTAATGGCACGATTCTATCTCTCGATGTCCAAAACTCTGGCAAGGTCATTCAGGCAGGACAAACCGTTGCTGAAATTGCCCCCTATGGCGAGCCGCTAGTTCTTTCTACCGTTATACCGAATAAAGAAGCAGGTTTTGTAGAAGTGGGAATGCCCGTGCAGGTTAAATTTGATGCTTATTCCTATCAAGATTATGGAGTCGTTCCGGGCAAAGTTATCTCGATTTCTGGCGACAGCAAATCAAACGAACAGAAAGATGAAGTCTATGGAGTAAAAGTTGCGCTTCAGCGCAATTATATTACCGCTGATGGCAAAGAAATTAAATTTAAACCAGGTCAAACAGCAGTTGCCGATATTGTCATTCGCCGTCGTCGCCTTCTAGACGTTTTCCTAGAACCCATCAAGCAGATAGAGAAAGACGGGATCGATTTATAA
- a CDS encoding Nif11-like leader peptide family natural product precursor, which translates to MLLAKIINFYKRVVRDRDFRNLLENAISSEECMKKMREEGYEFTSEEFETGTLEMLENNGLKDLIVFLH; encoded by the coding sequence ATGTTGTTAGCAAAAATCATCAATTTCTACAAACGAGTAGTTCGAGATCGAGACTTTCGCAACTTACTGGAAAATGCTATTTCATCTGAAGAATGCATGAAAAAAATGCGAGAGGAAGGTTATGAATTTACCTCCGAAGAATTTGAAACTGGCACACTCGAAATGTTGGAAAACAATGGTCTGAAAGATTTAATCGTCTTTCTGCACTAG
- a CDS encoding HetP family heterocyst commitment protein, whose translation MNQKFNYSNSELDKKMTTEQFEQVVKAILSGKYSWACLLILSFAGYNPLHYIPYRTCNRIMKENCPQNNFLEKSMPLKSRMKSSQKLLDLSCLEEIRLQTAEVTGGTRVSSLIAENSFSVIYAR comes from the coding sequence ATGAATCAAAAATTCAATTATTCTAACTCCGAGCTTGACAAAAAAATGACTACCGAACAGTTCGAGCAAGTAGTTAAAGCAATTCTTTCAGGAAAATATTCTTGGGCATGCCTATTGATACTGAGCTTCGCTGGATATAATCCCCTGCATTATATTCCCTATCGAACTTGTAACCGAATAATGAAAGAAAATTGCCCTCAGAATAACTTTCTTGAAAAATCTATGCCGCTCAAATCTAGAATGAAATCTTCTCAAAAGCTCCTCGATCTTTCTTGTTTAGAAGAAATCCGGCTTCAAACAGCTGAAGTTACTGGCGGAACCAGGGTTAGCTCACTAATTGCCGAAAATTCGTTTAGTGTTATCTATGCGCGGTGA
- a CDS encoding peptide cleavage/export ABC transporter, with product MNNTGKLPSSSLDGEDKILSLAWFLEQKQLTPNKVELLNYLNQQVELLEFQLGDRLLVYPDFSPNSVVDEQNSQQFFWVCGGKLRLLSFDAYKRREVSTHILTEGSTIGGDSLWCGTCLSYSAIAASEVRVARISLAKLQPFLKKLPELQTKCRTEARERQQLIFFKTLTELRSISSHRLKEISPYLVEKQIAAGEPLAGTDGETGRFWLRRGQIKEQKLEIGSSWGFPAQIPQNWQAETDLWVYELSRSNWQAFSQLAPILVTGWEKNSDSKSRVTPASINAISTVVTATPLPIIPSAPTRYGVNSPQSETTPKGDRTQQIDYPKPQKRRHSLWRAYPFIEQQSSSDCGATCLAMISQYWGKRFGINFLRELIGTGLSGASLKNLAKAAESLGYHARPVRASLSRIAEQKNPWIAHWQGDHYVVVYQVKGDRILVADPAQGKSQLSRQEFLQGWTGYALLLDPTENLYQIPEEKRSLGRFIYLLWPYRSMGITIIVASILIQILGLISPLFTQIILDQVVVNQSQSTLNVFVIGLVLFGILGVGLSSIRSYLLSYLTNRLDLTMIGGFINHALTLPLKFFESRRVGDIITRVQENQKIQQFLIEKVMLSWLDFVTGFIYLGLMLYYNWQLTVLVLLIIPPIVILTLVATPLLRKLSRERFNATADQNSSLVEMMSGISTIKAVAAERELRWRWEDRLTNQLNVQFKGEKLAINLGLLSGLINTIGGAVLLWYGATLVIRGQLTIGQFVAFNMMQGYIISPVLELVDLWDELQEVLISVERLNDVFETKSEEPPQNSRLILPKLQGNVRFDNVTFRYNTEEERNTLQNISFEVKGGQTIAIVGRSGSGKSTLVKLLQGLYPPTNGQISIDGHDINRVSLSCLRSQLGVVPQDCFLFSGTILENITLYRPQFTLEQVIKTAKLAEAHAFIQALPLGYSTKVGEHGANLSGGQQQRIAIARAFLGEPPLLILDEATSSLDTESERRFQENLSRLSRHRTSFIIAHRLSTVRNANFILVLDRGLIVEQGTHEKLISQQGLYYQLARQQLDL from the coding sequence GTGAATAACACAGGGAAATTGCCATCTTCTTCGCTAGATGGTGAAGACAAGATTTTGTCTCTAGCATGGTTTTTGGAGCAGAAACAATTAACACCTAATAAAGTAGAGCTACTCAACTATTTAAATCAACAGGTAGAACTTCTTGAATTTCAATTAGGCGATCGATTATTAGTTTACCCAGATTTTTCTCCTAATTCTGTTGTTGACGAACAAAACTCTCAGCAATTTTTTTGGGTTTGTGGAGGGAAGCTAAGGTTACTTAGTTTTGATGCCTATAAACGACGAGAGGTTTCTACCCACATACTTACAGAAGGATCGACCATTGGAGGAGACTCTCTTTGGTGTGGAACTTGCTTGTCATACAGCGCGATCGCAGCTAGTGAGGTTCGAGTTGCCAGGATTTCTCTAGCCAAACTACAGCCTTTTCTAAAAAAATTGCCAGAACTCCAGACAAAATGCCGGACTGAGGCTCGAGAACGTCAACAATTAATTTTTTTTAAAACTTTGACAGAATTGCGTTCCATATCCAGTCACCGCCTAAAAGAGATATCACCATACTTAGTGGAAAAACAAATTGCTGCTGGAGAGCCTTTAGCTGGAACTGACGGAGAAACAGGTCGCTTCTGGCTACGTAGAGGTCAAATTAAAGAGCAAAAATTAGAAATAGGAAGTTCTTGGGGATTTCCAGCACAGATTCCCCAGAATTGGCAAGCCGAAACAGATTTGTGGGTCTATGAGCTGTCTCGATCGAATTGGCAAGCTTTTTCCCAACTTGCTCCTATATTGGTGACTGGTTGGGAAAAAAATTCCGATTCTAAATCTAGAGTAACACCAGCATCTATAAACGCAATCTCGACAGTTGTAACGGCTACACCTTTGCCAATAATTCCGAGTGCCCCTACTAGGTATGGAGTTAACTCTCCTCAATCAGAGACAACCCCGAAAGGCGATCGCACCCAACAGATCGACTATCCTAAACCTCAAAAGCGACGCCATAGTCTATGGAGAGCTTATCCCTTTATCGAGCAACAAAGCTCTTCCGACTGTGGTGCGACTTGCTTAGCAATGATTAGTCAATATTGGGGCAAACGCTTTGGTATCAACTTTTTGCGCGAGCTAATTGGAACAGGTCTTTCTGGTGCTTCTCTCAAAAATTTAGCCAAAGCTGCTGAAAGTTTGGGCTATCATGCTCGACCCGTACGAGCTAGTTTGAGCCGAATCGCAGAGCAAAAGAATCCTTGGATTGCCCACTGGCAAGGCGATCACTACGTAGTGGTCTATCAGGTCAAAGGAGATCGAATTCTGGTTGCCGATCCCGCCCAAGGAAAATCTCAGCTTTCTCGTCAAGAATTTCTTCAGGGTTGGACGGGATACGCTCTACTTTTAGACCCAACAGAGAATCTATATCAAATACCAGAAGAAAAACGCTCCCTGGGTAGATTCATTTATTTGTTATGGCCTTACCGCTCCATGGGTATAACAATTATTGTGGCATCGATTTTAATTCAAATACTTGGATTGATTTCGCCTTTGTTTACCCAAATTATCCTCGACCAAGTAGTAGTCAACCAAAGTCAATCGACCTTAAATGTCTTTGTTATTGGACTTGTACTATTTGGCATTTTAGGTGTGGGCTTATCTTCCATACGGAGCTATTTATTAAGTTATTTGACTAACCGCCTCGATCTAACTATGATCGGTGGCTTTATCAATCATGCCCTAACCCTACCGCTTAAATTTTTCGAATCCCGTCGAGTAGGTGATATTATCACCCGCGTTCAAGAAAATCAGAAGATCCAACAGTTTTTGATCGAGAAAGTGATGTTGTCCTGGTTGGATTTTGTCACTGGATTTATCTATTTAGGATTGATGCTTTACTACAATTGGCAACTCACGGTATTAGTTTTGCTAATAATTCCACCAATTGTGATTTTGACACTAGTCGCAACTCCTTTGCTACGTAAACTCTCTCGCGAAAGATTTAATGCTACCGCAGATCAAAACTCATCTCTGGTAGAGATGATGTCGGGAATATCCACTATTAAAGCAGTAGCAGCAGAGCGCGAATTACGCTGGCGTTGGGAAGATCGTTTGACTAATCAGTTGAACGTACAATTCAAAGGAGAGAAACTGGCAATTAACTTGGGACTTCTCAGTGGGCTGATTAATACTATTGGCGGTGCAGTACTTCTCTGGTATGGCGCTACTTTAGTAATTCGGGGTCAATTAACCATCGGTCAATTTGTGGCTTTTAATATGATGCAAGGTTACATTATCAGCCCTGTTTTGGAGCTGGTAGATCTTTGGGATGAACTCCAAGAAGTGCTGATCTCTGTAGAACGGCTTAATGATGTTTTTGAAACTAAATCGGAAGAACCGCCACAAAATTCAAGACTGATTTTGCCCAAGCTACAGGGTAATGTACGATTTGATAATGTCACCTTTCGCTATAACACTGAAGAAGAACGCAACACACTGCAAAATATTTCTTTTGAAGTAAAAGGGGGGCAAACTATCGCCATCGTCGGTCGGAGCGGCTCTGGAAAGAGTACTTTAGTAAAGTTGCTTCAGGGTTTGTACCCTCCTACTAACGGTCAAATTTCTATTGACGGGCACGACATCAATCGCGTTTCTCTCTCCTGTTTACGTTCTCAACTAGGAGTCGTACCGCAAGATTGTTTTTTATTTTCTGGAACTATCTTAGAAAATATTACTCTATATCGACCCCAATTTACCTTAGAGCAAGTTATAAAAACTGCTAAACTAGCAGAAGCCCACGCTTTTATTCAAGCTTTACCTTTGGGATATAGTACTAAAGTTGGCGAACATGGAGCCAATCTTTCTGGTGGACAGCAGCAGCGCATTGCGATCGCTCGTGCCTTTCTAGGAGAACCACCGCTCTTGATTTTGGATGAGGCGACTAGTTCTCTAGATACGGAGTCGGAAAGGCGCTTTCAGGAAAATCTTTCTCGTCTTTCGCGTCACCGTACTAGTTTTATTATTGCCCATCGTCTTTCAACAGTACGTAATGCAAATTTTATTCTGGTCTTAGATCGCGGTCTGATCGTCGAGCAGGGAACCCATGAAAAGCTGATTTCACAACAGGGTCTTTACTATCAGCTAGCAAGACAGCAGCTCGATCTT